The following coding sequences are from one Anolis sagrei isolate rAnoSag1 chromosome 6, rAnoSag1.mat, whole genome shotgun sequence window:
- the RAB5A gene encoding ras-related protein Rab-5A → MANRGAARPNGPNAGNKICQFKLVLLGESAVGKSSLVLRFVKGQFHEFQESTIGAAFLTQTVCLDDTTVKFEIWDTAGQERYHSLAPMYYRGAQAAIVVYDITNEESFARAKNWVKELQRQASPNIVIALAGNKADLANKRAVDFQDAQSYADDNSLLFMETSAKTSMNVNEIFMAIAKKLPKNEPQNTGANSVRGRGVDLTEPTQQTKSQCCSN, encoded by the exons ATGGCCAACCGAGGAGCAGCTAGACCCAATGGTCCCAATGCTGGGAATAAAATATGTCAGTTCAAGTTAGTTCTTCTGGGAGAATCCGCAGTTGGAAAGTCAAGTCTGGTACTTCGTTTTGTAAAAGGCCAGTTTCATGAGTTTCAGGAGAGCACAATTGGAG CTGCTTTTCTAACACAGACTGTATGTCTTGATGACACAACAGTAAAGTTTGAAATTTGGGATACAGCTGGTCAAGAAAGATACCACAGTTTGGCACCAATGTATTACagaggagcacaagcagctataGTTGTTTATGATATTACCAATGAG GAATCTTTTGCAAGAGCAAAGAATTGGGTAAAAGAACTCCAGAGGCAAGCAAGTCCTAACATTGTAATAGCTTTAGCTGGAAATAAAGCTGATCTAGCTAACAAAAGGGCTGTAGATTTTCAG GATGCGCAATCTTATGCAGATGACAACAGTTTATTGTTCATGGAGACATCAGCTAAAACATCAATGAATGTAAATGAAATATTCATGGCAATTG CTAAAAAGTTGCCGAAGAATGAACCACAGAATACAGGGGCCAATTCTGTTAGAGGACGAGGGGTAGACCTTACTGAACCAACACAACAAACCAAGAGTCAATGCTGTAGCAACTAA
- the PP2D1 gene encoding protein phosphatase 2C-like domain-containing protein 1 has translation MSYKTGSQKSKSYKTEKSAEVVNIDFRKVDDLDITVLCSICDEPVHISHLFHHKKAHQAKAVLGHRRPWIDPIDIKKTNLQRNHLILRMKKIAKYPEREIEKIGCSYDFLKETIKNTPYFCIKSVAQSSVQIKVVSNPLIKAIAICQDKNAIWHQDLEDVFVVIDNYGNRKDTCFLGLFDGANGISAAQTTSAEFPLLLLDQLSRGDSSYEVSQAERKVLNSFCTIFRADYKLRELIFTARSVKRKRFSPKTHEWVHRAYAKSFWRMDRLLRLGRNETSRVRWSSCTAVTCLVETISNTKQKQDEDGEKSSETLIHEKQPCATEQEEELPVRIKGAKRKSNIGEEAGSTTEEQREELIESRNEEEQISIQGEKKLPKEMCGENSSTEYDMGKIIEMERDEPPGNMNAKKEENILQEELSERILGTQKESNTGEEIGGTTEQQSEKTIERKNEEEEQIQQEQIQEEKELPKEISRENRKSSIEKGLGEIIEMQREEPPENMNDKKEKYITPTEEELSEITGAMTKSNTGQGRGSITDYQREEPNERMTEHAENHNVVQQEEELPERIIKGNRTSNIEQGTRSIIMEQPRMESAEKMNAIKKEQDVIPQEEEEQTELTVRETEQSTMDELQEETWEIKKQMTKAEVEQSINQKDETQEVDPLENIQRSDEPSAGVIHIANIGNVHAVLCKNGESYWLTKEHTTYSRKEKIRVIRNDGQISSNEPKGLIEGLTKNTRGLGHHGNPQLKKTVIPVPHTISFPVDDSCQFLILATNGLWEVLDRREVVLLTLTMFSAYLQKYHQQQLKKIRRAKISKFPLRDMEDEFYLWYSNEDFFEDRDKTFSQNNVPLPPINSVTREKTPIQSRVYVTNSEDEESESSLEPPSISLSSSEDTTERVRNGVGSGAPSKIRDDKSDESSQISKDSEGNSRTFYDLAAKYISKHLVTAALKAGSRDNITVFVVLLNGCDKIPTYNL, from the exons ATGTCATACAAAACAGGATCACAGAAGTCTAAATCTTACAAAACTGAGAAATCTGCAGAGGTGGTTAATATTGATTTCAGAAAAGTTGATGACCTTGACATTACAGTACTTTGCTCCATATGTGATGAACCGGTACACATTAGCCATCTTTTTCACCATAAGAAAGCCCACCAGGCTAAGGCTGTACTTGGACATCGGCGACCATGGATAGATCCCATAGACATAAAGAAAACAAACCTCCAGAGAAACCACTTAATCTTGAGAATGAAAAAGATTGCTAAGTACCCtgaaagagagatagagaaaattGGCTGTTCATATGATTTCCTCAAGGAAACCATCAAGAATACTCCATATTTTTGCATCAAGAGTGTTGCACAAAGTTCTGTGCAAATTAAAGTAGTAAGCAACCCACTGATAAAAGCCATAGCAATTTGTCAAGACAAAAATGCTATTTGGCATCAAGATTTGGAAGATGTATTTGTTGTGATAGACAATTATGGAAACAGGAAAGACACATGCTTTCTTGGACTCTTTGATGGTGCCAATGGAATTTCTGCTGCTCAGACAACGTCCGCTGAATTTCCTCTCTTACTTCTTGACCAGCTTTCTCGTGGAGACTCCTCCTATGAAGTGAGTCAAGCTGAAAGAAAAGTGCTGAATTCATTTTGCACCATCTTTAGGGCAGATTACAAACTAAGAGAGCTTATTTTTACTGCTAGAAGTGTCAAGAGAAAGAGATTTAGCCCTAAGACTCATGAATGGGTTCACAGAGCATACGCAAAGTCTTTCTGGCGCATGGACAGACTTTTGCGGCTTGGGAGAAATGAAACATCAAGAGTTCGTTGGAGTAGCTGCACAGCCGTTACTTGTTTAGTGGAAACAATaagcaatacaaagcaaaaacaaGATGAAGATGGAGAGAAAAGTTCTGAAACACTAATACATGAAAAGCAACCATGTGCCACAGAACAGGAAGAAGAGTTGCCTGTAAGGATCAAAGGAGCAAAGAGAAAAAGTAACATAGGAGAAGAGGCAGGCAGCACCACAGAAGAGCAGAGAGAAGAGCTAATTGAGAGCAGGAATGAGGAGGAACAGATCAGCATACAAGGAGAGAAAAAACTGCCAAAAGAGATGTGTGGAGAGAACTCTAGCACTGAATACGATATGGGTAAAATCATAGAAATGGAAAGAGATGAGCCACCTGGAAACATGAATgccaagaaggaagaaaatatacTACAGGAAGAGTTGTCTGAAAGGATACTTGGAACACAGAAGGAAAGCAACACAGGAGAAGAGATAGGCGGCACCACAGAACAGCAGAGTGAGAAAACAattgagagaaagaatgaagaggAAGAACAGATACAACAAGAACAGATacaagaagagaaagaactgCCAAAAGAAATTAGTAGAGAGAACAGAAAAAGCAGCATTGAAAAAGGTTTGGGTGAAATCATAGAAATGCAAAGAGAAGAGCCACCTGAAAATATGAAtgacaaaaaggaaaaatatattacACCAACGGAAGAGGAGTTGTCGGAAATAACTGGAGCAATGACAAAAAGCAACACAGGACAAGGGAGAGGCAGTATCACAGATTATCAAAGAGAGGAACCAAATGAAAGAATGACTGAGCATGCAGAGAATCACAATGTTGTACAACAGGAGGAGGAACTGCCTGAAAGGATAATCAAAGGAAATAGAACAAGTAACATCGAACAAGGGACAAGGAGCATTATCATGGAGCAACCAAGAATGGAGTCAGCTGAAAAAATGAATGCCATTAAAAAAGAGCAAGATGTCATTCCacaggaggaagaagaacagaCTGAATTGACAGTCAGAGAAACTGAGCAAAGCACCATGGATGAGCTGCAAGAAGAGACATGGGAAATAAAGAAGCAAATGACAAAGGCAGAAGTTGAGCAGAGCATAAATCAGAAAGATGAAACTCAAGAAGTAGATCCACTTGAAAACATTCAACGTTCAGATGAACCAAGTGCTGGAGTCATTCATATTGCTAACATTG gtAATGTTCATGCAGTTTTATGCAAAAACGGGGAGAGTTATTGGCTTACTAAAGAACACACCACTTACTCTAGAAAGGAAAAGATACGTGTTATTCGGAATGATGGACAAATCAGCAGTAATGAACCCAAGGGATTGATAGAGGGACTTACCAAAAATACTCGTGGTCTGGGCCACCATGGAAACCCTCAGTTGAAAAAAACAGTTATTCCTGTACCACAtacaatctcctttcctgttgatGACTCGTGTCAGTTTCTTATTTTAGCTACCAATGGACTTTGGGAAGTTCTAGATAGAAGGGAAGTAGTACTGTTAACTTTAACAATGTTTTCAGCTTATTTGCAAAAGTATCACCAACAACAACTAAAGAAAATCCGCAGGGCCAAAATTTCAAAGTTTCCATTGAGGGACATGGAGGATGAATTCTATTTATGGTATTCAAATGAAGATTTTTTCGAAGACAGAGATAAAACATTCAGCCAAAATAATGTGCCATTGCCCCCAATAAACAGTGTCACAAGAGAGAAAACACCAATTCAGTCAAGAGTTTATGTAACAAATTCAGAAGATGAAGAATCAGAAAGCTCTTTAGAACCACCTTCTATCAGTCTATCATCTTCTGAAGATACAACAGAAAGAGTAAGGAATGGAGTAGGATCTGGAGCTCCAAGTAAAATACGTGATGACAAAAGTGATGAATCTTCACAAATATCAAAAGATTCGGAAGGAAATTCTAGGACATTTTATGATCTTGCAGCGAAATATATTAGCAAGCACCTTGTAACAGCTGCACTAAAAGCAGGTTCCAGAGATAATATTACTGTTTTTGTTGTACTCTTAAATGGATGTGATAAGATACCTAcctataatttataa